Proteins encoded by one window of Paenibacillus urinalis:
- a CDS encoding helix-turn-helix transcriptional regulator has translation MNRSSSALGDFLKSRRERLQPSEAGIQPLPGRRRTPGLRREEVSYLAHMSVTYYTWLEQGKEVNPSPEVLLGISKALQLDEDEQKHLFDLANVDLASFIIVPNNGGPDTTVLQKIVDQLHYPSFITDEGTDIIAWNRAAELIVADFGNLPDNERNMMNIMFLQPDYRSRLVNWEGFARYAVAVLRAGFDLYKNNPLYMERFERLRRESAEFVHFWELYEIKQKRVATALFRVPGAQEMEFKLHSAGVIDNDPGLHWCFFVPVPGSGTEERLLRLLEQDRQLS, from the coding sequence ATGAATCGTTCCTCATCCGCATTGGGTGACTTCCTTAAATCGCGCAGAGAACGGCTACAGCCTTCAGAGGCCGGGATTCAGCCGCTGCCCGGACGAAGACGCACTCCGGGGCTTCGAAGAGAAGAAGTCTCTTATCTTGCCCATATGAGCGTGACTTACTATACCTGGCTGGAACAAGGCAAGGAGGTTAATCCTTCGCCGGAAGTGCTGCTAGGTATCAGCAAAGCGCTTCAGCTTGACGAAGACGAGCAGAAGCATCTGTTCGATCTAGCCAATGTAGATTTGGCGAGTTTCATCATAGTGCCAAATAACGGGGGGCCGGATACGACAGTTTTGCAGAAAATTGTAGATCAACTGCATTATCCTTCTTTTATCACAGACGAAGGGACGGATATTATCGCCTGGAATCGGGCGGCAGAACTGATTGTAGCCGATTTCGGCAATCTGCCGGACAACGAACGGAATATGATGAACATTATGTTTTTACAGCCGGATTATCGCAGCAGACTGGTAAATTGGGAAGGCTTTGCCCGATACGCTGTAGCCGTTCTGCGAGCAGGCTTTGATCTTTACAAGAACAACCCGTTATATATGGAACGGTTTGAACGCTTGAGGCGGGAAAGCGCCGAGTTCGTACATTTCTGGGAGCTATATGAAATTAAGCAAAAACGCGTAGCCACCGCTTTATTCCGTGTTCCTGGCGCACAGGAGATGGAGTTCAAGCTCCATTCCGCGGGTGTAATCGATAATGACCCGGGACTGCACTGGTGTTTCTTTGTTCCGGTGCCCGGATCAGGTACGGAGGAGAGATTATTACGTTTACTTGAGCAGGACAGGCAGCTATCGTAG
- a CDS encoding SDR family oxidoreductase: protein MQTWFITGASGGLASRITRRLLDRGDRVAATVRKPGVLDDLQAQYGSQLWQANLDLTNFQEIAEVVERAFLELGTIDVFVNNAAYGLYGAVEEASDRQIEHQFMTNVLGSLRAARAVLPFFRKQGGGHMVQISSMAGHYSIPGMGLYCSSKWAVEGVFEALAKEVAPFNIKTTIVEPGGIRTNFITSNAVFGERMDEYRDTEAGQFVSLMKGELPGIDMSMFNQMVVGDPDKMAQHIIRRVDQGEGPIRMALGSDAYEQIRAALLDRLAALEAQKELAYSTDSDDVVK, encoded by the coding sequence ATGCAAACTTGGTTCATTACAGGAGCATCAGGAGGATTGGCTTCACGTATAACTCGCCGGTTGCTTGATCGAGGGGACCGTGTAGCCGCAACGGTACGTAAGCCTGGGGTGCTGGATGATCTGCAGGCACAGTATGGCTCACAACTTTGGCAGGCTAATTTAGATCTGACAAACTTTCAAGAGATTGCTGAGGTGGTGGAACGCGCATTTTTAGAACTGGGTACGATCGACGTGTTTGTCAATAATGCAGCCTATGGCTTGTATGGCGCAGTGGAAGAAGCAAGCGACAGGCAAATTGAGCACCAGTTTATGACCAATGTGCTTGGATCCCTACGTGCAGCGCGTGCAGTCCTGCCCTTCTTCCGTAAGCAGGGCGGCGGTCACATGGTACAGATTTCGAGTATGGCGGGTCATTATTCGATTCCGGGTATGGGGCTGTATTGCTCTTCGAAATGGGCGGTCGAAGGAGTCTTTGAAGCACTCGCTAAGGAAGTGGCTCCGTTCAATATTAAGACTACAATAGTGGAGCCCGGCGGAATTCGAACGAATTTCATTACAAGCAACGCCGTATTCGGCGAGCGGATGGACGAGTACCGGGATACGGAGGCAGGTCAATTCGTTAGCCTGATGAAGGGGGAACTACCAGGTATAGATATGAGCATGTTTAATCAAATGGTTGTCGGCGATCCAGATAAAATGGCGCAGCATATTATCCGCCGTGTGGATCAGGGAGAGGGTCCGATACGTATGGCGCTGGGCAGTGACGCCTATGAGCAAATCCGGGCAGCCCTTCTAGACAGACTGGCTGCTCTGGAAGCACAGAAAGAGCTGGCTTATTCCACTGATTCAGATGATGTGGTGAAATAA
- a CDS encoding class I SAM-dependent methyltransferase: MLLRENATAEKLRGGYYTPPALADFITRWGFTDNNVRRVLEPSCGDGAFVESLLAVEQPFSCTAIEIIHEEMLKVQNMTTRNDHFTVMHEDFYSWYRENLNGEKYDLIVGNPPYIRYQYLSEEQREEQSRILISNGMRSNKLINAWVSFVVACVSLLDRNGKIGLVIPAELLQVAYSEDLRNYLMRNLQHITIVTFRELVFEDIEQEVVLLLGEKDVEHAEEHQIRILQFNNIIDLVENFETNTVPFVDIEFTNTKWTRYFLSTNDNVLINEIRQSANFIQFNEIAEVDIGITTGNNDFFCVDRATAEDYGLINISRPLIARSVSMDGIYFNEQVWQANVDRGAKAYLLDFPTIDFEQYPEGQRRYISEGEERGENTGYKCRIRNRWYQVPSIWAPDAFFLRRNYLYPKFVLNDFNAVSTDTMHRIKFADGIDSKRAILAYYNSITLAFTEIEGRSYGGGVLEILPGEVEKIFVPNLFQVELLTDDYVEQLLHLIDDHVKNNDDILGILPEIDKRILVELLNIPVETVTAFRDMWLLLRNRRLERGRKR; encoded by the coding sequence ATGTTATTAAGAGAAAATGCTACAGCTGAAAAGCTACGGGGAGGATATTATACACCACCGGCTTTAGCTGATTTTATTACTAGATGGGGCTTTACCGATAATAATGTTCGTCGAGTGTTGGAACCAAGTTGTGGTGATGGAGCCTTTGTTGAAAGTCTCCTAGCGGTTGAACAACCTTTCTCGTGTACTGCTATTGAAATTATTCACGAAGAAATGCTTAAAGTGCAGAACATGACCACAAGAAATGATCATTTTACTGTGATGCACGAAGATTTCTATTCTTGGTACAGAGAGAATTTAAATGGCGAGAAGTATGATCTTATCGTCGGAAATCCCCCATATATAAGATATCAGTATTTATCTGAAGAGCAAAGAGAAGAGCAGTCTCGAATCTTAATATCTAATGGAATGAGATCAAATAAGTTAATCAACGCTTGGGTTTCCTTTGTAGTAGCTTGTGTAAGTCTGCTAGATAGAAACGGTAAAATCGGCTTAGTTATACCGGCCGAACTCCTACAGGTTGCCTACTCAGAAGATTTAAGAAACTATTTAATGAGAAACTTGCAGCATATAACTATTGTTACGTTCCGTGAGTTAGTTTTCGAAGATATTGAACAAGAGGTTGTTTTATTATTAGGAGAGAAGGACGTTGAGCATGCGGAAGAACATCAGATAAGAATTCTCCAATTCAATAACATAATAGATCTTGTTGAAAACTTCGAGACCAATACCGTCCCTTTCGTAGATATTGAATTTACAAATACGAAATGGACGAGATATTTCTTAAGCACAAATGACAATGTCTTAATAAATGAAATCAGGCAAAGTGCTAATTTTATTCAGTTTAATGAGATAGCGGAAGTAGATATTGGAATTACAACCGGCAATAATGACTTCTTTTGCGTTGACCGTGCCACTGCCGAAGATTACGGATTGATCAATATCTCCAGGCCCTTAATAGCTAGAAGTGTTAGTATGGACGGAATATATTTCAACGAACAAGTTTGGCAAGCAAATGTTGATAGGGGAGCAAAAGCATATTTGCTGGACTTCCCTACTATTGATTTTGAACAGTACCCCGAAGGGCAAAGACGTTACATTAGTGAAGGTGAGGAGCGCGGCGAAAACACTGGATATAAGTGTCGCATTCGGAACAGGTGGTACCAGGTCCCATCGATCTGGGCGCCGGATGCTTTCTTCTTGAGAAGGAACTACCTTTATCCAAAATTCGTTCTTAATGATTTTAATGCTGTAAGTACTGATACAATGCATAGAATAAAATTTGCCGATGGTATTGATAGTAAAAGGGCTATTTTAGCTTACTATAACAGTATAACGCTTGCCTTTACTGAAATTGAGGGCAGAAGTTATGGTGGTGGCGTACTAGAGATATTACCGGGTGAAGTCGAAAAGATATTTGTCCCCAACCTGTTCCAAGTTGAACTATTAACAGACGATTATGTTGAACAACTATTACATTTGATCGATGACCATGTAAAAAATAACGATGACATACTCGGTATACTTCCGGAGATTGACAAGCGAATACTTGTTGAATTATTAAATATACCCGTAGAGACTGTCACCGCGTTCAGGGACATGTGGTTATTATTACGAAACAGACGGTTAGAACGGGGAAGAAAACGTTAG
- a CDS encoding helix-turn-helix transcriptional regulator: MQKSQRLIQLIMRINAKPSFTVKELADEFGLSTRTITRDLLELSELGVPVYSVQGRGGGYRLLQERLLPPISFTESEAIAMFFACQSMEYFGSLPFGEGVDSALHKFYHYLPADVREQIDRLKNRVMFWSPYRSMSAGVLQTLLKALMVGSVVSIKYKSSSGVSERDIQPIGLYASSGYWYCPAYCFTKEDIRQFRADRILSAALNNQMVCLADISQKTLLDKPNQDDREQSTLELEMTNKGVWLMESNPRFQPFIQLNTDGSGSLTMKIAAEEMKFYVDLIWQFGDEVEIVAPAEARAFIQQKIRSMQSIYLSE; this comes from the coding sequence TTGCAGAAGTCGCAGCGTCTCATTCAGTTGATCATGAGGATCAACGCCAAACCTTCTTTTACCGTTAAGGAACTAGCCGATGAATTCGGTCTGTCCACTCGAACGATTACGAGGGATTTGCTGGAGCTCAGCGAACTCGGGGTGCCGGTATATTCTGTTCAGGGAAGAGGAGGAGGCTACAGGCTGCTTCAAGAAAGACTCCTGCCGCCGATAAGCTTTACGGAGAGCGAAGCGATTGCGATGTTTTTTGCGTGCCAGTCGATGGAGTATTTTGGTTCCTTGCCTTTCGGGGAAGGGGTGGACTCCGCCCTTCATAAGTTCTATCACTACTTGCCTGCCGATGTAAGGGAACAAATCGACCGGCTAAAGAATAGAGTTATGTTCTGGAGTCCTTATCGATCGATGTCAGCTGGAGTTCTACAAACTCTCCTGAAAGCTCTTATGGTCGGTAGTGTAGTCAGTATCAAGTACAAATCCAGCAGCGGTGTATCGGAGAGAGATATTCAGCCGATCGGTCTATATGCCAGCTCTGGTTATTGGTATTGTCCGGCATATTGTTTCACTAAGGAGGATATCAGACAGTTTAGAGCTGATCGGATTCTTTCCGCTGCGCTCAACAATCAAATGGTTTGCCTTGCAGACATCAGCCAGAAGACCTTATTGGATAAGCCTAATCAGGATGATCGGGAACAGTCTACACTCGAGCTTGAAATGACAAATAAGGGGGTGTGGTTGATGGAATCTAATCCTCGGTTTCAACCCTTCATCCAGCTGAATACAGATGGGAGCGGAAGCTTGACGATGAAAATAGCGGCAGAGGAGATGAAGTTCTACGTGGACTTGATTTGGCAATTCGGGGATGAAGTCGAAATAGTGGCCCCCGCTGAAGCCAGAGCATTTATCCAGCAAAAAATCAGATCTATGCAATCGATTTATCTGTCAGAATAA
- a CDS encoding alpha/beta fold hydrolase — MIKHSQEKVGFVFINGAGLEGLVWSKVVEEFEHPFLLAEYPQRKGSVESRNGLTLEDYVTEMKKQVDGWGPHIIVIVAHSLGGALALKLASLLTDRLAGIVAVGAVIPTRGGSFLSALPFPQRVIMSIMLRTIGTKPPESIIQSGLCNDLPADQAAKVVRGFIPESRRVYSDRVNVPVPSVPKLFVKLTKDKELSSSLQDKMISNFAPQAVRSLDTGHLPMISNPEGLRSILVEFVSNELSSRIPKRE; from the coding sequence ATGATAAAACATTCGCAAGAAAAAGTAGGGTTCGTTTTCATCAACGGGGCGGGCTTAGAGGGTCTTGTTTGGAGTAAAGTTGTGGAGGAGTTCGAACATCCCTTTTTACTAGCTGAGTATCCTCAGAGGAAAGGTTCCGTGGAATCGAGAAACGGTCTTACTTTGGAGGATTACGTGACGGAAATGAAAAAACAAGTAGATGGGTGGGGGCCTCACATAATCGTAATCGTTGCCCATTCACTTGGGGGCGCACTTGCTCTTAAACTGGCCTCCTTATTGACCGATCGACTAGCGGGGATTGTCGCTGTAGGCGCAGTAATTCCAACGCGGGGCGGTTCATTTTTATCCGCTTTACCTTTTCCCCAACGAGTCATAATGTCCATCATGCTGCGTACCATAGGTACGAAACCTCCGGAGTCTATCATCCAATCGGGATTGTGCAACGACCTCCCAGCCGATCAAGCTGCGAAAGTCGTAAGAGGATTCATTCCGGAATCCAGACGCGTCTATTCCGACCGAGTCAACGTGCCCGTTCCAAGTGTACCAAAGTTATTTGTGAAGCTCACAAAGGATAAGGAGCTTAGTTCTTCGTTACAAGATAAGATGATCTCAAACTTTGCCCCGCAAGCCGTACGGAGCTTGGATACCGGACATTTACCGATGATTAGCAATCCAGAAGGTTTGAGGTCGATTCTCGTAGAGTTTGTATCGAATGAACTGAGCTCGCGGATACCGAAACGCGAATAA
- a CDS encoding helix-turn-helix domain-containing protein, whose protein sequence is MSAFLQLVGARIRQLRLLRGMSQAKLAEAADLQVSYIGGVERGERNISLNTLEKIASALEVEPIEALKFGQLDEVEGVTEKHHILSMHLSLLEERSLAEVKLVHRITKDMISTYNELEKEKY, encoded by the coding sequence ATGTCAGCTTTTTTGCAACTTGTCGGGGCACGAATTAGACAACTGCGCTTGTTACGTGGGATGTCCCAGGCAAAATTAGCAGAAGCCGCAGATTTGCAGGTTTCGTATATCGGTGGGGTAGAACGCGGTGAACGAAACATATCTTTGAATACATTAGAAAAGATAGCCTCGGCACTCGAGGTTGAGCCGATAGAAGCTTTAAAATTCGGACAACTTGATGAAGTGGAAGGGGTAACTGAAAAGCATCATATACTCAGCATGCACCTATCTCTTTTAGAAGAGAGAAGTCTGGCAGAAGTTAAATTGGTCCATAGAATTACTAAAGATATGATCAGTACCTATAATGAATTGGAAAAGGAAAAGTATTGA
- a CDS encoding MerR family transcriptional regulator → MNGRDIAKKLNISTSALKHYEAWGLIPTVERASNGYRIYTQEHESYFQCIRALKSGFGMDLVKEVMPRIVKGERLDALWLINKAQVDLHAEKLTVQRTVEMLDLRELTDLPLNRSKPFFTIGEVAREANISASAIRHWEKEGLIKSERHKESGFRIYSPSDVRKILIIRTVQRVVYSLDVVREVLSDLDNHNVAQAKEIALKSLQYIDHTLVEQVRGISYLQKLFDILTNRASAPVNSN, encoded by the coding sequence ATGAATGGCCGTGATATAGCTAAAAAGTTGAATATCAGCACGAGCGCATTGAAGCATTACGAAGCATGGGGGTTAATTCCTACAGTCGAAAGAGCATCGAATGGTTACCGAATATATACACAGGAGCATGAATCGTATTTCCAATGCATTCGCGCCTTAAAATCAGGATTTGGTATGGATCTGGTCAAGGAAGTCATGCCACGCATCGTCAAGGGGGAGAGGCTTGATGCTCTATGGTTAATAAATAAAGCACAAGTGGACCTGCATGCCGAGAAGCTAACGGTTCAAAGAACAGTCGAGATGCTTGATTTAAGAGAGCTTACTGATCTTCCACTCAACCGCAGCAAACCGTTTTTTACGATTGGAGAAGTGGCGAGAGAGGCCAACATATCTGCATCCGCAATTCGACATTGGGAGAAAGAAGGATTAATTAAATCTGAACGGCACAAAGAGAGCGGGTTTCGCATTTATAGCCCGTCCGATGTCCGAAAGATTCTGATCATTCGTACCGTTCAGAGAGTGGTTTATTCCTTGGATGTTGTTCGTGAAGTATTGTCGGATCTTGATAACCATAACGTTGCTCAGGCTAAAGAAATTGCTCTTAAGTCTTTACAATACATTGACCATACACTCGTAGAGCAAGTACGAGGAATTTCTTATTTGCAGAAGCTTTTTGACATTCTTACTAACCGTGCCTCAGCACCGGTAAATTCAAACTAA
- a CDS encoding type II toxin-antitoxin system Phd/YefM family antitoxin, protein MNIKPSTTIRQDYDGFSKYCHEIDEPVVLTRNGEADLVVMSHETFRRMEARIKLQSKLLVAEKQIAEGSELLDHDQVMERMRRKIDAAKE, encoded by the coding sequence ATGAACATCAAACCCTCGACAACAATTAGACAAGATTACGACGGTTTCTCAAAGTATTGCCATGAAATTGATGAACCTGTGGTATTAACACGAAACGGTGAAGCTGATTTAGTTGTCATGAGCCATGAGACATTCAGACGAATGGAGGCTCGCATCAAATTACAGTCTAAGCTGTTAGTAGCGGAAAAACAGATTGCAGAGGGTTCAGAATTACTTGATCATGATCAGGTAATGGAAAGAATGCGGAGGAAGATCGATGCCGCAAAAGAGTAA
- a CDS encoding phospholipase D family protein, with the protein MAKMQFLMQGMNAEFNHKKAVEDLLSLENANQIILSTAFLTSEGVYLLREPLQAANDKITAFIGVRNGITSKQGFESLFELGVETYAVDTGSSRFIFHPKAFLSMNSNKAVSIVGSANLTYGGLVNNLESSSVTELDLKNNFDDNQYVQSFINVFAELKANFPENVIKIGSKETIQLLFDEGKLIDESEPKKISNVGRNKKGEEVTPVMLLKREKVSLPAKARKAANNMDRKHQLEQTEILDPATVAILDNKSMELREVWMSKELRERDLNVPTGTTTNVTGSMLLKKGQYDIDQQTYFREDVFKHLNWSNRPGKDSHFEYATAKFHFIIEGINYGEYKLELKHDTRTDTKTYEQRQPMTHLLWGNAKKLIANRNLLEKHLTLFQVLGSADEFLIEIQ; encoded by the coding sequence ATGGCTAAGATGCAGTTTTTAATGCAAGGAATGAACGCTGAATTTAACCACAAGAAAGCAGTGGAGGATTTACTGTCGCTTGAAAATGCCAATCAAATTATCCTTAGTACGGCCTTTCTAACCAGTGAAGGGGTTTATTTGCTTAGAGAGCCCCTGCAGGCTGCTAATGATAAAATAACAGCCTTTATTGGGGTGAGAAACGGTATAACATCCAAGCAAGGTTTTGAGAGCTTATTTGAACTAGGTGTGGAAACTTACGCTGTTGACACGGGAAGCAGCAGATTTATTTTCCATCCCAAAGCATTCTTGTCAATGAACTCTAACAAGGCGGTTTCTATTGTTGGAAGTGCAAATTTAACTTATGGTGGTTTAGTAAATAACTTGGAGTCGAGTTCCGTCACAGAACTCGATCTGAAAAACAATTTTGATGACAATCAATATGTTCAAAGCTTCATTAACGTATTTGCTGAATTAAAAGCTAACTTCCCAGAGAATGTTATAAAAATCGGTAGCAAAGAAACTATCCAGCTGTTGTTTGACGAAGGAAAACTTATTGATGAATCGGAACCTAAAAAGATATCAAATGTCGGCAGAAATAAAAAGGGTGAAGAAGTAACCCCTGTAATGCTGCTAAAACGCGAGAAGGTGTCTTTACCTGCCAAGGCAAGAAAAGCGGCTAATAATATGGATCGTAAGCACCAATTAGAGCAAACGGAAATCTTAGATCCCGCTACTGTTGCAATCTTGGATAATAAAAGTATGGAACTTAGGGAGGTATGGATGAGTAAAGAATTAAGAGAAAGGGATTTGAATGTGCCTACCGGTACTACAACAAATGTTACCGGCTCCATGCTCTTAAAAAAGGGCCAGTATGATATAGACCAACAGACTTACTTTCGTGAAGATGTCTTTAAACACCTCAACTGGAGTAATAGGCCAGGAAAGGACAGCCATTTTGAGTACGCAACAGCAAAGTTCCACTTCATTATTGAGGGAATAAACTACGGTGAGTATAAATTGGAACTTAAGCACGACACAAGAACGGATACCAAAACGTACGAGCAACGGCAACCTATGACCCACCTCTTGTGGGGCAATGCCAAGAAACTTATTGCCAATCGCAATCTGTTAGAGAAGCACCTTACTCTGTTTCAGGTTCTTGGATCTGCAGATGAGTTTTTAATTGAAATTCAGTAG